The genomic segment TCCGTTACGAACACCCCCAGATTCAGGCCATCGTCATTTCCTACCTTGATCCGGACCAGGCCGCCGAAATTCTGGCAACCCTGGATGAAAAAGTCCGGCTTGATGTCATGATGCGGGTAGCTTCTCTGGAAAGCATCCAGCCCCAGGCCCTGCAGGAGCTCAACGACATTCTCGAAAAACAGTTCTCTGGCGGTTCCGCAGCCCAGACCAGTCGGATTGGCGGTGTCAAACGGGCGGCGGATATCATGAACTTCATGGACCGTGGCATTGAAGGTAACCTGATGGACTCCATCAAGGACATGGACCCGGATCTGGCCTCAACCATTGAAGACCTGATGTTTGTCTTCGACAACCTCAAGGAAGTGGACGATCGCGGCATTCAGGCGCTGCTCCGGGAAGTATCTTCCGAAGTGCTGGTGGTTGCCCTTAAGGGCGCTGATGATGCGGTCAAGGACAAGATCTTCAAGAATATGTCGAAGCGTGCCGCTGAACTTCTGCAGGACGATCTGGAAGCGAAGGGTCCGGTGAAAGTCAGCGAGGTGGAAGCCGCCCAGAAAGACATCATTACCGTGGCACGCCGGATGGCGGAAGCCGGTGAGATTTCCCTTGGTGGTGCCGGTGAAGAAATGATGTGATGAAAGATTCAGACCAGGACACCAAGCGCATTCCGAAAGAACAGCTGACCGCCTGGGAACGGTGGGAACTTCCCCTGCTTGATGAACGGGGCAACCAGGTGGTTCAGGAGCAGGAAGTCAAACCGCCGACAGCGGCGGATCTTGAAGAGATTCGTCAGGCCGCCAGGGAAGACGGTTTTCAGGAAGGCCGGGAGGCAGGCTACCAGGAAGGCTTTGAGAAAGGCCGTGCCGAGGGGCACCAGCAGGGGCTTCAGGCCGGCGAAGCAGAGGGCCGGGAACAGGGCCAGCAGCAGGCCGAAGAAGCGACTCGAAAGGAAGTGGAATCCCGGGTTGGTCGCCTGGAGCATTTGCTGGGCGAACTGGTGTTGCCGATCCAGCGCCATGAGGAAGAACTGGAATCTGTATTGGTCAATTTGACCACCGCGCTGGCCAGGGCGGTGGTTTACCGGGAGCTGAGCCTGGACTCTTCCCAGATTCGCCAGGTGGTCCGTAAAGCCCTTGCGGCCTTGCCTTCCACCGCCGATAACCTCCGAATACATATTCACCCGGATGATCTTGAGCCGGTTCGCGAAGTGGCCGAACGGTTGGAAGTCAGTCCCTCAATCATCGAAGACGACACCCTGATGCCTGGCGGATGTAAAGTAGAGTCCCGCCACAGTCTGGTGGACTACACCGTTGAGAAACGCTTTCAGAAGGCGGTACAGGGCATGCTTGAGGGGCAGTTGAGTAATCGCGCCGGCGCCGAAGATGAAGAACAGGGCGAGGACGATGACCTACCGCCTGGCTGAACGCCTGCGCCAGCTTCAGGGCGCCATTGTTGCTGAACCCGAACCGGAATTGTCTGGTCGATTGACCCGCATGGTGGGACTGACCCTCGAGTGTGTTGGCTGCCCGATGGTCGTGGGTGATCGTTGCATCATTCAGGGCGAAAGCAGCGGCAGTGTGGAAGCAGAAGTGGTTGGCTTCGAGGAAGACAAGGTTTACCTGATGCCGCTGACGGCCATCGAGGGCTTGAAGCCCGGCGCCCGGGTGATTCCGCTGTCGTCGGCCAGCCTGGTGCCGGTGGGTCCGCAAATGCTTGGGCGGGTAGTGAACGGTGCTGGCGATCCGTTGGATAGCAAAGGGCCTTTGCAGGCTGACGCCAGGGTCCAGCTGACAGGAGACATCATTAACCCACTGAACCGGGCTCCGGTTCGGCAGTCCATGGACGTGGGTATCCGGGCGATCAACGCCTTGCTGACTGTGGGCCAGGGCCAGCGGCTGGGGCTGTTCGCCGGCAGCGGTGTGGGTAAAAGTATGCTGCTAGGCATGATGACCCGGTTTACCGACGCCGATATCACCGTGGTTGGCCTGATTGGTGAGCGGGGTCGGGAGGTAAAGGAGTTCATCGAAGACATTCTGGGCGAGGAAGGTCTGGCCCGCTCGGTTGTGGTGGCTGCCCCGGCGGATGATTCGCCGCTGATGCGGCTGCGGGCCGCCATGCTGACCACCCGTATTGCCGAGTACTATCGTGATCAGGGGAAGCGGGTGCTGCTGTTGATGGATTCGCTTACCCGTTATGCCCAGGCCCAGCGTGAGATCGCCCTGGCCGTGGGGGAACCGCCCGCCACAAAAGGCTATCCGCCCTCGGTCTTCGCAAAATTGCCACAGTTGGTTGAACGGACCGGCAACGGACGGCCAGGTGGTGGCTCCATCACCGCCTTTTATACCGTTCTGACAGAAGGCGATGACCAGCAGGATCCAATTGCCGATGCTGCCCGGGCGATTCTGGATGGCCATATTGTGTTGTCCCGCCGGTTGGCCGAAGAGGGCCATTACCCGGCCATCGATGTGGAAGCGTCTATCAGCCGGGTCATGCCTCAGGTTACCGAAGCCGAACATTTCTCCCGCGCCCAGCGGTTCAAGCAGGTGTATTCCCGTTACCAGCAGGCTCGGGATCTGATCAGTGTGGGTGCTTATGTCAAGGGCTCTGACCCTGAAACTGACTTTGCAATTCAGCACATCGGTAATATGCGGCAATTTCTGCAACAGGGGCTGAACGAGTCCGCCCCCTTGAGCGAGAGCATAGAACAGTTGCTGGAGGTGGTTCCGGAGCGCCGCTCGCCAGAACGGCGCAAGACGGCCGTTCATAACCCCGCCGCTGAGCGTGGTGAAGGTTAATGTTACGCTCGAAGCGGCTGGAACCGGTACTCGCCCTGGAAGAACGTAAGGAGCAGGAAGCTCTGGAGCGCATGGGTGAGGCCCGCAAGCTGGCTGAAGCGCATCGGGAACAGGTGGAAAACCTGGAACGCTATCAGCAGGAATACCGTGACCAGATCCGTGCCAACCAGCAGGGGGTGGTGCCCGTGGCTCGCTTGCAGGCCTGGCAAGCCTTTATTGCCCAGCTCGATCAGGTGATTGCCCAGCAGAACCGCCAGTTGCAGCAGGCCGAGCAGGTGTTCGAGGTTCGCCGCAAAGAGTGGCAGCAGGCCTGGGAGAGACGTCGGGGCATGGAAAAGTACATTGAATCCTGTCGCCAACAGGAACAGCGGGACCAGGACATGAAGGATCAGAAGTTGGCGGATGAAGCCGCCGGCCGTGCCTTCGCCCGCCGAAATCGATGACATGCCGGGTTGATCTCAATCAGTAATGTTAGATGCATTTTTCGCTAACTTGGCTATGCTTACCCAGATACGGTAGAAGCTGAACAGGGAGAACTGCCATGATCGTTGAACACAGGGGCCGGGGGGTGACGGAATGCCAATAGAAACGCGCCGGAGTGACGACGGTCAGACTCTGACAATCCGGGTAGAAGGCCGTTTTGATTTCAGCACTCATCAGGCCTTCCGAGACGCTTATGAGCACAGTGATGCCAGCGTCAACCGTTATGTGATCGATCTCTCCGACACCACTTACCTCGACAGCTCCGCCTTGGGTATGTTGCTCCTGTTGCGGGACCATGCCGGTGGAGACAGTGCCAGTATCTCTATCGAGAACTGCAACAGCGATGTCCGGCGCATCCTCTCTATCTCCAATTTTGAGCAACTCTTCAGCATCGGCTGAGGCCGACGCCCTGAAGGTACTGATCGCTGAAGACAGCGACAGTGACCGGCTGATCCTCTCTGCCCTGGTTCGGCGACTTGGCCATCACGTTGTTGAGGCCAGGGACGGCGTAGAGGCGGTTGCCATGTTCTGTGATCATCAGCCGGATATCGTCCTGCTGGATGCGCTGATGCCCAGGATGGATGGCATGGAGGCGGCCCGGCAGATCAAGGCCCTGGCCGGCGAACGCCTGGTCCCCCTGATCTTCCTGAGCTCCCTGTCCGATGCCGCTGAGCTGGCCCGTTGCCTGGAGGCTGGGGGGGACGATTTTCTGGCGAAACCCTATAACCGGGTGATCCTGGAAGCCAAGATCAATGCCTTCAATCGCATGCGCAAGATGCACCAGGTGTTATCAGACCAGCGGGACCAGATTCGCCGGCAGCACGAACAACTGGTCGAGGAACAGATGGTCGCCCGGCGGGTATTCGACAACGTTGCCCATACCGGATGCCTGAATGCCCCCCATATTCGCTACCACGCTTCCCCGCTGTCTGTCTTCAATGGTGACGTACTGTTTGCGGCGGAACGTCCCGGGGGCGGTACATTGATTTTTCTGGGAGATTTCACTGGCCATGGCTTGCCCGCGGCCATCGGTGCCATGCCCGTTGCCGAGATTTTCTACGGCATGGCAACCAAGGGGTTTGGCGCGGCGGACATTCTCTCTGAGATCAATCGAAAGCTGAAGAAGATCCTGCCGGTGGGGATGTTCTGTTGTGGGGCCATGCTCGATGCTGATTTCAAGCTGGGCCAGCTGCGCGCCTGGAATGGCGGATTGCCGGATGGCTGGTTGGTGCGTGCCAATGGCAAACACCTGACCATCCCCTCCCGGCATTTGCCGTTGGGGGTCCAGGCCCCCGATCAGTTCCAGGCCTCCATGACGGTGCTGCCTGTGCAACCTGGTGACCAGGTTGTCATCATGACCGATGGCTTCTCGGAGTCACGGAATATCCGGGGTGAGCAATTCGGGGAAGAGGGCGTGCACCGGGTTCTGGCGGATCTTGAGCCACCAAAGGAGCCCTTTGATGCGCTGATGGAGCACATCCGCATGTTCACCGGAAAACCGGATGCCGCGGATGATCTGACGCTGTGTGTGCTGGAAATCATTCATCATGAACAGCTCCAGGCACGGACTGACCGGGCGCCGGAATCGGCGCTGTCCGGGCCGGGCGACTGGCACTGTGTCTATGAGGTACGAGAGCGAACGCTAGCGGATTTCAACCCGCTACCCCTACTGCTCCACATTTGTATGGAGGTCCCTGGTCTTCGTCGCAAGAGCGGTGAGGTTTACACCCTGTTGTCCGAGCTCTACAACAACGCCCTGGAACACGGCGTGCTCGAACTGCCGTCGGATTGGAAAACATCCCCCGACGGATTTGGTCACTATTACAAGGAAAGAAGACGTCGACTGGCCCATACCAACGGCCACTATATCCGGTTTGCCCTGAGCCACCAGCCCACGGATACCGGCGGTCGGTTGCATGTGGTTTGTGAGGATAGCGGGCAGGGCTTTGATTTTGAGAGTTATTCTGAGAAGGTGTTGGAACAGAGGTTGCCTCCCGGTACACGTTACGCGGGCCGCGGCCTTGAATTATTGCGCCGGATGACCCGGCAGCTGAGGGTGCATGG from the Marinobacter sp. LQ44 genome contains:
- the fliG gene encoding flagellar motor switch protein FliG, translating into MTEENAQFQGDNTPRKQQRKIPRVEQAAILLMSLGEADAAEVLKHMGPKEVQRVGVAMAQMRDISKDDVTFVLNQFVEAVGGQTGLGVGNDDYIRAMLTQALGDDKAASLIDRILVGGNTTGLDTLKWMEPRAVGDIIRYEHPQIQAIVISYLDPDQAAEILATLDEKVRLDVMMRVASLESIQPQALQELNDILEKQFSGGSAAQTSRIGGVKRAADIMNFMDRGIEGNLMDSIKDMDPDLASTIEDLMFVFDNLKEVDDRGIQALLREVSSEVLVVALKGADDAVKDKIFKNMSKRAAELLQDDLEAKGPVKVSEVEAAQKDIITVARRMAEAGEISLGGAGEEMM
- a CDS encoding flagellar assembly protein FliH; this encodes MKDSDQDTKRIPKEQLTAWERWELPLLDERGNQVVQEQEVKPPTAADLEEIRQAAREDGFQEGREAGYQEGFEKGRAEGHQQGLQAGEAEGREQGQQQAEEATRKEVESRVGRLEHLLGELVLPIQRHEEELESVLVNLTTALARAVVYRELSLDSSQIRQVVRKALAALPSTADNLRIHIHPDDLEPVREVAERLEVSPSIIEDDTLMPGGCKVESRHSLVDYTVEKRFQKAVQGMLEGQLSNRAGAEDEEQGEDDDLPPG
- the fliI gene encoding flagellar protein export ATPase FliI, translated to MTYRLAERLRQLQGAIVAEPEPELSGRLTRMVGLTLECVGCPMVVGDRCIIQGESSGSVEAEVVGFEEDKVYLMPLTAIEGLKPGARVIPLSSASLVPVGPQMLGRVVNGAGDPLDSKGPLQADARVQLTGDIINPLNRAPVRQSMDVGIRAINALLTVGQGQRLGLFAGSGVGKSMLLGMMTRFTDADITVVGLIGERGREVKEFIEDILGEEGLARSVVVAAPADDSPLMRLRAAMLTTRIAEYYRDQGKRVLLLMDSLTRYAQAQREIALAVGEPPATKGYPPSVFAKLPQLVERTGNGRPGGGSITAFYTVLTEGDDQQDPIADAARAILDGHIVLSRRLAEEGHYPAIDVEASISRVMPQVTEAEHFSRAQRFKQVYSRYQQARDLISVGAYVKGSDPETDFAIQHIGNMRQFLQQGLNESAPLSESIEQLLEVVPERRSPERRKTAVHNPAAERGEG
- the fliJ gene encoding flagellar export protein FliJ — its product is MLRSKRLEPVLALEERKEQEALERMGEARKLAEAHREQVENLERYQQEYRDQIRANQQGVVPVARLQAWQAFIAQLDQVIAQQNRQLQQAEQVFEVRRKEWQQAWERRRGMEKYIESCRQQEQRDQDMKDQKLADEAAGRAFARRNR
- a CDS encoding STAS domain-containing protein, translated to MPIETRRSDDGQTLTIRVEGRFDFSTHQAFRDAYEHSDASVNRYVIDLSDTTYLDSSALGMLLLLRDHAGGDSASISIENCNSDVRRILSISNFEQLFSIG
- a CDS encoding SpoIIE family protein phosphatase, yielding MSNSSASAEADALKVLIAEDSDSDRLILSALVRRLGHHVVEARDGVEAVAMFCDHQPDIVLLDALMPRMDGMEAARQIKALAGERLVPLIFLSSLSDAAELARCLEAGGDDFLAKPYNRVILEAKINAFNRMRKMHQVLSDQRDQIRRQHEQLVEEQMVARRVFDNVAHTGCLNAPHIRYHASPLSVFNGDVLFAAERPGGGTLIFLGDFTGHGLPAAIGAMPVAEIFYGMATKGFGAADILSEINRKLKKILPVGMFCCGAMLDADFKLGQLRAWNGGLPDGWLVRANGKHLTIPSRHLPLGVQAPDQFQASMTVLPVQPGDQVVIMTDGFSESRNIRGEQFGEEGVHRVLADLEPPKEPFDALMEHIRMFTGKPDAADDLTLCVLEIIHHEQLQARTDRAPESALSGPGDWHCVYEVRERTLADFNPLPLLLHICMEVPGLRRKSGEVYTLLSELYNNALEHGVLELPSDWKTSPDGFGHYYKERRRRLAHTNGHYIRFALSHQPTDTGGRLHVVCEDSGQGFDFESYSEKVLEQRLPPGTRYAGRGLELLRRMTRQLRVHGRGNHVEIVYDWESTALADNAPSGHNDTQRIADD